The Montipora foliosa isolate CH-2021 chromosome 1, ASM3666993v2, whole genome shotgun sequence genome has a window encoding:
- the LOC137997167 gene encoding tumor protein p53-inducible nuclear protein 2-like, whose translation MWTAISSYIWGESDEQVVPGCSVDDTQSDNDWILVELRESKLSSETQADGERDDSKLKAQVQLEESWYVTPPPCFEASGSGLSPEILESSPMEDLLIEHPSMSVYGPAVRRPSPSVSSASRSSSVPRSEEANEVEKREPRRTVQFQAQLDLIENKRLTEPPLEGSIRPNRKNLKKRNMVHFQNNSKSKRNKRRNRMLGKHVGLHGKRGC comes from the exons ATGTGGACGGCGATTTCAAGCTACATTTGGGGCGAAAGCGATGAACAAGTTGTTCCAGGTTGTTCTGTGGACGACACTCAGAGCGATAACGACTGGATTTTGGTGGAGCTTCGCGAGAGCAAATTATCCAGTGAGACACAAG ccGATGGGGAAAGGGATGATTCGAAGCTTAAAGCTCAAGTGCAATTGGAAGAGAGCTGGTATGTTACTCCTCCTCCGTGCTTTGAAGCGAGCGGGAGCGGGCTTTCCCCAGAAATTTTGGAATCGAGTCCTATGGAGGATCTCTTGATTGAGCATCCCAGTATGTCTGTTTATGGACCAGCTGTTCGGCGACCGTCGCCTTCCGTCTCTTCAGCTTCCAGGAGTTCTagtgttccgagaagcgaagaAGCAAACGAAGTTGAAAAGCGGGAGCCAAGGCGGACTGTACAATTTCAGGCACAGCTCGACTTGATTGAAAACAAGCGGCTAACGGAGCCTCCTTTAGAAGGAAGCATACGGCCTAACagaaagaacttgaaaaaacgAAATATGGttcattttcaaaataattCTAAAAGCAAGCGAAATAAAAGACGCAATAGGATGCTTGGGAAACACGTAGGTTTGCATGGTAAAAGGGGTTGTTGA
- the LOC137974161 gene encoding heterochromatin protein 1-like, translating to MDSSGGGELFEVESIIGKRQRHGKIEYLVRWKGFDPNEDSWEPVKNLQGCHNLIKQFTKTRSPSPARRARTPKSKPKEDIEGEFTKLKYPKISTPVLDNYIVIHRKGGPLSPKKEVNKQKEIIKTTNCMATEQEINKESVNKETPVQEDNPNGKPLSRTTNGNWEVFKVFTFLVLVTLIGMLLLSLIPPVGVIDK from the exons ATGGATTCGTCAGGAGGAGGAGAATTGTTTGAG GTTGAGAGCATCATTGGCAAGAGGCAAAGACATGGCAAGATTGAGTATTTAGTGAGATGGAAAGGATTTGACCCAAACGAAGACTCATGGGAACCAGTAAAGAATTTGCAAGGATGTCACAACCTTATAAAACAATTTACCAAAACAAGGTCACCATCACCAGCCCGCAGAGCAAGAACACCCAAG TCTAAACCAAAGGAAGATATTGAAGGAGAGTTCACCAAGCTCAAATATCCAAAAATCTCCACTCCTGTACTGGATAATTACATTGTCATTCATCGGAAAGGAG GTCCTTTGTCACCAAAGAAAGAagtaaacaagcaaaaagaaataataaaaacaaccaATTGCATGGCAACTGAGCAAGAGATCAATAAAGAGTCTGTCAACAAAGAAACCCCAGTCCAGGAAGATAATCCAAATGGAAAACCTTTAAGCAGAACAACAAATGGAAATTGGGAAGTTTTCAAAGTATTTACTTTTCTAGTTCTCGTTACATTAATAGGAATGCTCCTTTTATCCTTAATTCCTCCTGTAGGAGTTATTGATAAATAG
- the LOC137997058 gene encoding uncharacterized protein F13E9.13, mitochondrial-like isoform X2, whose translation MSKLYQDAIMVENMHDIPYLNRQVGPEIVASMSVICSEVKHVANSLPCGVQILAGANKEALAVAKAASLDFIRAEGFVFSHIADEGTMNSDAGEILRYRKQIGADNVMVFTDIKKKHSSHFLTSDVSILEVAQAAEFFLSDGIILTGKTTGEATSLKEMQCVKESVNIPVLIGSGVDDGNMEQYLGAHAMIIGSHFKEDGHWSNPVSFDRVHSFMSKVERLRR comes from the exons ATGTCGAAGCTTTACCAG GATGCTATAATGGTAGAGAACATGCATGACATCCCCTATCTCAATCGGCAAGTTGGACCGGAAATTGTAGCATCAATGAGTGTGATATGCAGTGAAGTTAAGCATGTGGCTAACAGCTTGCCATGCGGTGTTCAGATCTTGGCAGGAGCCAATAAGGAAGCTCTTGCAGTGGCCAAAGCAGCAAGTTTGGACTTCATCCGAGCAGAGGGATTTGTATTCTCCCACATTGCTGATGAAGGAACAATGAATTCTGACGCAGGTGAAATTCTGAGATATAGAAAACAGATTGGTGCAGACAATGTTATGGTATTCACTGACATTAAGAAAAAGCACAG CTCTCATTTTTTGACATCAGATGTCAGTATTCTTGAAGTGGCTCAAGCTGCTGAATTTTTCCTATCTGATGGAATAATCTTGACTGGGAAAACAACAGGAGAAGCAACAAGCTTAAAAGAAATGCAGTGTGTGAAAGAGTCTGTCAATATCCCTGTGCTGATTGGTTCAGGGGTGGATGATGGTAACATGGAACAATATCTTGGAGCTCATGCAATGATAATTGGGTCCCATTTCAAAGAGGACGGACATTGGTCAAATCCCGTAAGTTTTGACCGAGTGCACAGCTTTATGTCCAAAGTTGAGAGACTGAGAAGATAG
- the LOC137997058 gene encoding uncharacterized protein F13E9.13, mitochondrial-like isoform X1 produces MASNTLAKFSRIFGRKSSVVIGMIHVEALPGTPRNHLPMKDIIHMAQTDATHYKNAGVDAIMVENMHDIPYLNRQVGPEIVASMSVICSEVKHVANSLPCGVQILAGANKEALAVAKAASLDFIRAEGFVFSHIADEGTMNSDAGEILRYRKQIGADNVMVFTDIKKKHSSHFLTSDVSILEVAQAAEFFLSDGIILTGKTTGEATSLKEMQCVKESVNIPVLIGSGVDDGNMEQYLGAHAMIIGSHFKEDGHWSNPVSFDRVHSFMSKVERLRR; encoded by the exons ATGGCTTCCAATACCCTCGCCAAGTTttctagaatttttggtcgGAAGTCCTCTGTTGTTATTGGGATGATCCATGTCGAAGCTTTACCAG GAACCCCAAGAAATCACCTTCCTATGAAAGACATAATCCACATGGCACAAACTGATGCAACTCATTACAAAAATGCAGGAGTG GATGCTATAATGGTAGAGAACATGCATGACATCCCCTATCTCAATCGGCAAGTTGGACCGGAAATTGTAGCATCAATGAGTGTGATATGCAGTGAAGTTAAGCATGTGGCTAACAGCTTGCCATGCGGTGTTCAGATCTTGGCAGGAGCCAATAAGGAAGCTCTTGCAGTGGCCAAAGCAGCAAGTTTGGACTTCATCCGAGCAGAGGGATTTGTATTCTCCCACATTGCTGATGAAGGAACAATGAATTCTGACGCAGGTGAAATTCTGAGATATAGAAAACAGATTGGTGCAGACAATGTTATGGTATTCACTGACATTAAGAAAAAGCACAG CTCTCATTTTTTGACATCAGATGTCAGTATTCTTGAAGTGGCTCAAGCTGCTGAATTTTTCCTATCTGATGGAATAATCTTGACTGGGAAAACAACAGGAGAAGCAACAAGCTTAAAAGAAATGCAGTGTGTGAAAGAGTCTGTCAATATCCCTGTGCTGATTGGTTCAGGGGTGGATGATGGTAACATGGAACAATATCTTGGAGCTCATGCAATGATAATTGGGTCCCATTTCAAAGAGGACGGACATTGGTCAAATCCCGTAAGTTTTGACCGAGTGCACAGCTTTATGTCCAAAGTTGAGAGACTGAGAAGATAG